A window of the Terriglobales bacterium genome harbors these coding sequences:
- a CDS encoding Ig-like domain-containing protein codes for MINGNGKVLKLVVLAATTLATCALVYYQPDPSKMIDIPNRIPEAAPYVLAEAQAFPPPYHDHWEQEDSPAQCKTCHQKIFDEWNGSMMSNAWRDPVWRAAFLALARGTSLNGECDTPEPPDGTRKATHNPFANQGECSSTFNLGTEKYTVSRQGSLLDFFCSRCHMPTDYVDNVPLKNVKFDPLTHLESALGDPNFNPTSDNGTGIAFATLEPQYRNTEAGKSGVICAVCHTNAETRDTPFHTFEHGNSQYVPASGTGSRSELLASNQQDTFQVADQSKLNLGYSIGAGSYRLSPHAIGFPERFGPLAANTPPNPTDLNTSTVFGQNIPYQHMDPSKHKGYYQAMTVRAEMCAACHDVTNALPIKNPLGKWVGAFPIERTYTEWANSAYADRPGNTNFDPHFKRDCQSCHMQQDYGQPGTAQTLYKDGSPLPPPVDRVANEGGGPHPFFTHHFVGGNAYITGLVGKGVDQSGNVAPYPELSTFSFSSADDRSVYSRGFWTHTERRGAYSQQARLAWDRLRHVLSMDLSGPEAASANATVPISVVIANTGSGHNFPTGFPEGRTAWLAIHAYDLATGQELPIYDKVWNRTSIGVGNLTTEEMVDPNFPGCNWKIPAGSADPYSMQFKAVASLGNGCPTLDLPYATPLNLVTNKDGLPIDKNGRVINASNPTGLPQFKDINGNGDYFDDSFLRDTRLKPRGHSESQIKIDRYSIVVPAGTQGPVAVSSAVYYQSVEAVVALHFLGNLADTNNNFVLEPCVLGGLCDGRAPRTEPPVVEGAPPVPMAVRNWVISIHRAPVHKTPLRVATYPAPGAEHVYQDAVVKAFFSMPVHGVDTQSFTVTDSHGVQLPGWVDQIGEGTWGFFPNQVILKGSESYTARLKAGICDSYGNCTRQDVVWRFTVSKESGEGSGNTSIPVGFRLPGQTPVKPWATSQVASVRGKTRSRVRMAMR; via the coding sequence ATGATCAACGGAAACGGAAAAGTTCTCAAATTGGTGGTGCTGGCGGCTACCACGCTGGCTACGTGCGCCCTGGTTTATTACCAGCCCGATCCAAGCAAGATGATCGACATCCCTAACCGGATTCCGGAAGCAGCTCCGTACGTTCTCGCGGAGGCGCAGGCCTTTCCACCTCCCTATCATGACCATTGGGAGCAGGAGGACAGCCCCGCACAGTGTAAGACTTGCCACCAGAAAATTTTCGATGAGTGGAATGGGTCTATGATGTCGAACGCCTGGCGCGATCCAGTCTGGCGCGCGGCTTTTCTGGCGCTGGCGCGTGGGACCTCGCTTAACGGTGAATGCGATACCCCCGAGCCTCCGGATGGTACGCGCAAAGCGACACACAATCCTTTCGCGAACCAAGGCGAATGCTCTTCAACATTCAACCTGGGCACGGAGAAATACACTGTCTCCCGCCAGGGCTCACTTCTGGATTTCTTCTGCTCGCGTTGCCACATGCCCACGGACTACGTAGACAACGTTCCACTCAAGAACGTGAAGTTTGATCCGCTGACACACCTGGAGTCGGCCCTGGGTGACCCCAACTTCAATCCGACCTCAGATAATGGAACGGGCATCGCATTTGCCACGCTTGAGCCGCAATACCGCAACACCGAGGCCGGCAAGAGCGGAGTGATTTGCGCCGTATGCCATACCAACGCAGAGACTCGCGACACACCATTTCATACTTTCGAACACGGCAACAGCCAGTACGTTCCTGCTTCGGGAACAGGGTCCCGATCAGAGCTGTTGGCCAGCAACCAACAAGACACATTCCAGGTAGCAGACCAAAGCAAGCTCAACCTGGGATACAGCATCGGTGCGGGGTCGTATCGGCTATCGCCTCATGCGATTGGCTTTCCGGAGCGATTTGGGCCGCTGGCGGCCAATACCCCACCGAATCCTACCGACCTCAACACCAGCACGGTATTCGGCCAAAACATTCCTTACCAGCACATGGATCCTTCAAAACACAAGGGATACTATCAGGCCATGACCGTGCGCGCAGAAATGTGCGCGGCCTGCCATGATGTGACCAATGCGCTTCCCATCAAGAATCCGTTGGGCAAGTGGGTGGGTGCGTTCCCGATTGAGCGCACCTATACCGAGTGGGCCAACAGCGCGTATGCTGATCGCCCCGGCAATACGAACTTCGATCCGCATTTTAAGCGGGACTGCCAGAGCTGCCACATGCAGCAGGATTACGGTCAACCAGGCACGGCGCAGACCTTATATAAGGATGGCAGCCCGCTTCCGCCGCCGGTGGACCGCGTGGCCAACGAAGGGGGTGGACCGCATCCTTTCTTTACGCATCATTTTGTCGGTGGGAATGCTTACATTACCGGACTAGTAGGTAAAGGTGTTGACCAAAGCGGGAATGTCGCGCCTTATCCTGAACTCTCGACTTTCAGCTTCTCTTCCGCCGACGATAGAAGTGTCTACTCCCGAGGTTTCTGGACGCACACGGAAAGACGAGGAGCATATTCCCAGCAGGCACGACTCGCCTGGGACCGTTTGCGCCATGTGCTCAGCATGGATCTTTCAGGCCCCGAGGCCGCATCAGCGAACGCGACAGTTCCCATTTCGGTTGTGATTGCCAATACCGGCAGCGGTCATAACTTCCCCACTGGTTTCCCCGAAGGCCGCACCGCCTGGCTGGCGATCCATGCGTATGACCTGGCGACCGGGCAAGAGCTGCCTATCTACGACAAGGTTTGGAACCGCACTTCGATCGGCGTAGGAAATCTGACGACAGAAGAGATGGTTGATCCGAATTTCCCGGGTTGCAACTGGAAAATTCCGGCTGGGTCAGCCGATCCGTACTCTATGCAGTTCAAGGCAGTGGCGTCGCTCGGTAATGGCTGCCCAACACTCGATCTACCGTACGCCACGCCGCTTAATCTGGTCACCAACAAGGATGGTCTCCCGATTGATAAGAATGGTAGGGTCATCAATGCCTCGAACCCCACCGGGCTGCCGCAGTTCAAAGACATCAACGGCAATGGAGATTACTTTGACGACTCGTTCCTCAGGGACACCCGCCTCAAGCCCAGAGGACACTCCGAGTCGCAGATCAAGATAGACCGATATTCCATTGTCGTTCCAGCAGGGACGCAGGGGCCAGTCGCGGTCTCGTCGGCTGTCTATTATCAATCCGTCGAAGCAGTGGTGGCTTTGCATTTTCTTGGCAACCTGGCAGACACCAACAATAACTTTGTGCTTGAACCATGTGTGCTCGGCGGTTTATGCGACGGCCGCGCACCCCGCACGGAGCCACCGGTCGTGGAGGGAGCGCCACCAGTGCCCATGGCGGTGCGCAACTGGGTGATTTCGATTCACCGTGCACCTGTCCACAAGACGCCGCTGCGAGTCGCGACTTATCCAGCACCCGGAGCGGAACATGTCTATCAAGACGCCGTGGTGAAAGCGTTCTTCTCCATGCCAGTGCATGGCGTGGATACACAAAGTTTTACCGTTACTGACTCTCATGGAGTTCAGCTTCCAGGCTGGGTTGATCAGATTGGAGAGGGAACATGGGGGTTCTTCCCGAACCAGGTCATCCTGAAAGGCAGCGAAAGCTACACCGCACGGCTCAAGGCAGGAATCTGCGACTCCTACGGCAACTGCACCAGGCAAGACGTAGTGTGGAGATTTACCGTGAGCAAAGAGTCCGGGGAGGGAAGTGGTAATACCAGTATCCCCGTGGGTTTCCGTTTGCCGGGTCAAACTCCAGTCAAACCTTGGGCGACCTCACAGGTGGCATCGGTGCGCGGCAAAACCCGGAGCAGGGTGCGAATGGCAATGCGATAG
- a CDS encoding cytochrome c: MMRILCSVTLLVLGAVLVGCGASSQQRAFEYMPDMARGPAYKAYAPNSVTRDGLTLQRPVAGTIPRGYHPFHYGPGEEEAARAGRELPNPYRATAQTLEEGKALYQTYCLVCHGEQGRGDGPISGKIPPPPSYVSDRLMQFPQGRIFHVITMGTNKMPSYATQLSSDERWKVVTYVHASLQGFGNGPRANQPQQGGMR, encoded by the coding sequence ATGATGCGCATTCTCTGCAGCGTTACGTTGCTAGTGTTAGGGGCGGTGCTGGTGGGTTGCGGCGCCAGTTCTCAGCAACGCGCCTTCGAGTATATGCCCGACATGGCGCGCGGGCCTGCGTACAAGGCTTATGCTCCTAATTCAGTGACGCGTGATGGGCTGACATTGCAGCGTCCGGTAGCAGGAACGATTCCGCGGGGCTACCATCCTTTTCATTATGGGCCTGGCGAAGAAGAAGCGGCCCGCGCAGGACGCGAGTTGCCGAACCCGTATCGTGCAACGGCACAGACATTGGAAGAAGGCAAAGCGCTCTATCAGACTTACTGCCTGGTCTGTCACGGAGAGCAGGGCAGAGGAGACGGACCGATCTCAGGGAAGATTCCTCCGCCTCCGTCGTATGTCTCTGATCGTCTCATGCAATTTCCTCAAGGACGCATCTTTCATGTGATCACTATGGGAACGAACAAGATGCCTTCTTATGCCACACAGCTTAGCAGCGACGAGCGCTGGAAGGTCGTGACGTATGTGCACGCCTCACTGCAGGGGTTTGGAAATGGGCCTCGGGCCAATCAGCCTCAACAGGGAGGAATGCGTTGA
- a CDS encoding DUF3341 domain-containing protein, whose protein sequence is MPKSFLVATFSNAEELLRAVRAARERDFRIYDVYAPYPIHGLDQAMGIRRTRLPWVTLIAGTCALLFAVAFQFYTTVLDWPMNVGGKPDNSMLAFVPITFELTVLLGGLATVAALLFRTRMYPGKREQLIVEGVTNDSFALVLRKRDAFFNTKYACELLEECGACEIEEKEAEL, encoded by the coding sequence ATGCCTAAGAGTTTTCTGGTCGCGACTTTTTCTAATGCAGAAGAGCTGCTGCGGGCAGTACGCGCTGCGCGTGAGAGGGATTTTCGGATCTACGACGTTTATGCGCCTTATCCCATTCATGGGCTGGATCAGGCGATGGGTATTCGCCGGACGCGCCTGCCCTGGGTCACATTGATTGCGGGAACCTGCGCATTGCTATTTGCAGTTGCGTTTCAGTTCTATACCACGGTTTTGGATTGGCCGATGAACGTGGGAGGCAAGCCCGATAACTCAATGCTCGCGTTTGTCCCGATTACTTTTGAACTCACCGTGCTTCTTGGAGGCCTGGCGACAGTGGCAGCACTTTTGTTTCGTACGCGGATGTATCCGGGGAAGAGAGAGCAACTGATTGTAGAGGGCGTGACGAATGACAGCTTTGCCCTGGTGTTGCGAAAGCGCGATGCGTTCTTCAATACCAAATACGCCTGTGAACTGCTGGAAGAGTGCGGTGCTTGTGAGATCGAAGAAAAGGAGGCCGAGCTATGA
- the nrfD gene encoding NrfD/PsrC family molybdoenzyme membrane anchor subunit: MSSAATAKMIPTGINEADVLPLPRWVDGDPSLGEITDDIARPLEGRAGRGWWICLGIASAALLNLGAMVAWLISHGVGVWGLNNSVGWAFDITNFVFWIGIGHAGTLISAILLLFRQQWRTSINRSAEAMTIFAVMCAAMFPGIHMGRPWLAYFIFPYFPNQRGPLWVNFRSPLVWDVVAINTYLTISLVFWYLGMVPDLATLRDRALGGIKKFVFRLVSLGWNGSHRTWARYEVVCLVLAGLATPLVLSVHSIVSMDFATSVVPGWHTTIFPPYFVAGAIYSGFGMVLTLLIITRQTMHLERYITLRHLDKMAKVTMLTGMIVSYAYATEFFSAWYSGNLYERYHFINRATGPYAWCFYLMVLCNVITPHLLWTKKARANVPLLFVVSILVNIGMWFERFVIIVTSLHRAFLPSGWGMFYPTVFDVGILVGSFGLFFTCFLVFIRFLPMVAMWEIKGVVAHGAHKMALSSGEVEDRQVAANA; this comes from the coding sequence ATGAGCAGCGCAGCGACCGCGAAAATGATACCAACCGGAATCAACGAGGCGGATGTCCTTCCGCTGCCGAGGTGGGTCGATGGAGATCCTTCCCTGGGTGAGATCACCGATGATATCGCTCGGCCGCTCGAGGGAAGAGCGGGAAGAGGTTGGTGGATTTGCCTTGGCATTGCAAGCGCCGCTCTACTGAACCTGGGAGCGATGGTCGCTTGGCTCATCTCGCACGGCGTCGGGGTCTGGGGTCTCAACAACAGTGTTGGCTGGGCCTTTGACATTACCAATTTTGTCTTCTGGATCGGAATCGGCCACGCCGGCACGCTCATCTCCGCGATTCTGCTGTTGTTCCGTCAGCAGTGGCGAACCTCGATCAACCGCTCAGCAGAGGCGATGACGATTTTCGCGGTTATGTGCGCCGCCATGTTTCCCGGGATCCACATGGGTAGGCCGTGGCTCGCCTACTTTATCTTTCCCTACTTCCCGAACCAACGCGGCCCGCTGTGGGTTAATTTTCGCTCACCCCTGGTTTGGGACGTGGTCGCAATCAATACCTATTTAACGATTTCCCTGGTCTTCTGGTATTTGGGAATGGTGCCCGACCTGGCGACCTTGCGAGACCGGGCTCTCGGAGGCATTAAGAAATTTGTCTTTCGACTTGTGAGCCTGGGATGGAACGGTTCACACCGGACCTGGGCGCGTTACGAAGTCGTCTGCCTGGTTCTGGCCGGTCTGGCTACGCCGCTGGTTCTTTCGGTGCACTCCATCGTGAGTATGGACTTCGCTACCTCCGTCGTGCCGGGATGGCATACCACCATCTTTCCTCCTTACTTCGTGGCAGGAGCCATTTACTCCGGTTTTGGCATGGTGCTGACGCTGCTTATCATTACCCGGCAAACCATGCATCTGGAGCGCTATATCACCCTGCGCCACCTGGACAAAATGGCCAAGGTCACAATGCTCACCGGCATGATCGTAAGTTATGCCTACGCCACGGAGTTTTTCAGCGCGTGGTACAGCGGCAATTTGTACGAGCGCTATCACTTCATTAACCGCGCCACCGGACCTTATGCCTGGTGCTTCTATCTCATGGTGTTGTGCAACGTCATCACCCCGCACTTGCTCTGGACGAAAAAAGCCAGAGCCAACGTGCCCCTGCTTTTTGTCGTCTCGATTTTAGTCAACATAGGAATGTGGTTTGAGCGCTTTGTCATCATTGTGACTTCGTTGCATCGTGCGTTTCTGCCTTCAGGCTGGGGCATGTTTTATCCGACGGTCTTCGATGTCGGCATTCTTGTAGGCAGCTTCGGGCTTTTCTTTACCTGCTTCCTGGTGTTTATCCGCTTTTTGCCTATGGTTGCAATGTGGGAAATCAAAGGCGTGGTTGCGCATGGGGCACATAAGATGGCCCTCAGTAGCGGTGAGGTTGAAGACCGGCAGGTGGCCGCCAATGCCTAA
- a CDS encoding TAT-variant-translocated molybdopterin oxidoreductase, giving the protein MNHDDESGGSKGSCKSSKKQLVQIGEPAAPAYWKSIEDLRNGPRFTGEFPGGLPPILSDLPAKTETTRRDFLTLMGFSLAVAGLSGCRAPVQSAIPLLVGSDQIVPGVSSWYATTCRGCASSCSLLVKQRDGRPIKIEGNAQSTLFGSGTCATGQASVLSLYDDARLRGPLWHGQPVKWEELDQHVLESLSASQAGKRKVVLLSGTITSPSTREIISEWGKSYSNLRHVVYDAVSLSAMRAANAQSFGRAVIPHYMFDKARVIVGLEADFLGTWLSPVEFARQYASNRKPEGTPSLHIQFESGMSVTGSNADARIAVAPSDLGVIAVALLRRIARRAGIVDALEMPEMILDLDVNLDGEKLDAVAEALWKHRGQGLVVSGSNDVAVQMVVNALNAFLGNIGKTIDLARPSLQRSGDDTAMGELVEEMNRGEVHTLILYGANPAYDYPNAQEFLKGLEKVTLSVSFSDRPDETSSHVHAICPDHHFLEAWGDAEPVESHYSLAQPLIAPLFETRAAQESLLRWLGHPQPDYYPYLREYWQKNIFTRQSEIQNFDAFWDRSLQDGLVELPGRRAFYVPVFHGEWRSAIHSIADRTQPAHIPKDETYELHFYENVALRDGRHANNPWLQELPDPISKVTWGNYAAVAPKLAEKLNVADGDVVALKTANGQIELPVFIQPGQEGRTISVALGYGRRQAGKAGNKVGVNASPLMPMVRGFPQYSAANTTLVKTGHREKVASTQSHFSMEGRPIVLETTLEDLHKGGAADAETSALPTLWAERLHGEHAWGMAIDMNSCTGCSACVVACQAENNVPVVGKDQVERNRIMHWIRIDRYYNGPEDNPVSVHQPMMCQHCQNAPCETVCPVLATTTSSEGLNQQVYNRCIGTRYCANNCPYKVRRFNWYNYTENQDFDFNMANPLGRMVLNPDVAVRSRGVMEKCSMCVQRIQLAKNVALQGKRELVDGDIQTACQQACPTQAIVFGDLKDPNSRVSQQQRSQRHYQVLEDLGVRPNVSYLKKVRNPLETA; this is encoded by the coding sequence ATGAACCACGATGATGAGAGCGGCGGAAGCAAAGGCTCCTGCAAGAGTTCGAAGAAGCAGTTGGTGCAGATCGGCGAGCCAGCGGCCCCCGCTTATTGGAAAAGTATAGAGGACTTGCGCAACGGCCCGCGCTTTACAGGCGAGTTTCCCGGAGGACTGCCCCCGATCCTCTCTGACTTGCCTGCGAAGACTGAAACTACGCGGCGTGATTTTCTTACGCTCATGGGATTCTCCCTTGCCGTCGCTGGTCTTTCCGGATGCCGCGCGCCGGTGCAAAGCGCCATCCCGTTGCTGGTGGGCTCGGACCAGATCGTTCCCGGCGTTTCCAGTTGGTATGCCACGACGTGCCGAGGCTGCGCGTCTTCCTGCAGCTTGCTGGTTAAACAGCGAGACGGACGGCCTATCAAAATTGAAGGCAACGCTCAATCAACTCTGTTCGGCAGTGGTACGTGTGCTACGGGCCAGGCAAGCGTTCTTTCGCTCTATGACGATGCGCGCCTGCGCGGGCCACTCTGGCATGGGCAGCCGGTGAAGTGGGAAGAGTTAGACCAACATGTGCTCGAATCGCTGAGCGCGTCGCAAGCCGGCAAGCGCAAGGTTGTTCTTCTCTCTGGGACGATTACCAGTCCTTCGACGCGAGAGATTATTAGCGAATGGGGCAAGAGCTATTCCAACTTGCGTCACGTGGTGTATGACGCCGTCTCGCTGAGCGCGATGCGAGCGGCCAATGCACAGTCCTTTGGCCGAGCGGTGATTCCACATTACATGTTTGATAAAGCACGCGTCATTGTGGGATTGGAAGCGGACTTCCTGGGTACATGGCTTTCGCCGGTGGAATTTGCCCGGCAATATGCCAGCAATCGCAAGCCTGAGGGTACGCCGTCGCTGCATATTCAATTTGAATCAGGCATGTCGGTGACCGGAAGCAATGCCGATGCACGAATTGCAGTTGCTCCATCGGACTTGGGAGTGATCGCTGTGGCGCTGCTCAGGCGCATTGCACGCAGAGCTGGGATTGTAGACGCTCTGGAAATGCCCGAGATGATTCTCGATCTGGACGTGAATCTGGATGGCGAGAAGCTGGATGCAGTGGCAGAAGCGCTATGGAAGCATCGTGGCCAAGGATTGGTCGTCAGCGGCAGCAACGACGTGGCCGTGCAGATGGTGGTAAATGCGCTGAACGCTTTTCTGGGCAACATCGGCAAAACTATTGACCTGGCCCGGCCCTCGTTGCAGCGCAGCGGTGACGATACTGCAATGGGGGAACTGGTAGAAGAGATGAATCGTGGCGAGGTGCATACACTGATTCTCTATGGCGCGAATCCTGCTTATGACTATCCCAATGCGCAGGAGTTTCTCAAAGGTCTGGAGAAAGTCACGCTTTCGGTTTCGTTTTCTGACCGGCCGGACGAAACCAGCTCTCATGTTCATGCGATCTGCCCGGACCATCATTTTCTCGAGGCGTGGGGTGATGCTGAGCCGGTAGAGTCTCACTACAGCCTCGCTCAGCCGTTGATTGCGCCATTGTTTGAAACGCGCGCAGCGCAAGAGAGCCTGCTGCGGTGGCTCGGTCACCCCCAGCCTGACTACTATCCCTATCTGCGGGAATATTGGCAGAAAAACATATTCACGCGCCAGAGTGAAATTCAGAACTTCGACGCTTTTTGGGACCGTTCTCTGCAGGATGGGCTGGTTGAACTTCCTGGCAGGCGCGCCTTCTATGTGCCAGTCTTCCACGGTGAGTGGAGGAGTGCGATACACTCCATCGCCGACCGCACTCAGCCAGCGCACATCCCAAAGGACGAAACTTACGAACTTCATTTCTATGAAAACGTAGCGCTGCGCGACGGTCGTCATGCGAACAATCCGTGGTTGCAGGAGCTTCCCGACCCCATAAGTAAAGTCACGTGGGGGAACTACGCTGCGGTTGCTCCTAAGCTGGCGGAGAAGCTAAATGTCGCCGATGGTGACGTTGTTGCGCTCAAGACCGCGAACGGCCAGATCGAACTCCCTGTGTTTATCCAACCGGGGCAGGAGGGCCGGACGATTTCCGTGGCCCTGGGTTACGGACGGAGACAAGCCGGCAAGGCGGGAAATAAGGTGGGCGTCAATGCGTCTCCGCTCATGCCGATGGTGCGCGGGTTCCCTCAGTATTCCGCAGCCAATACAACGCTGGTGAAAACCGGACACCGGGAAAAAGTCGCCAGCACGCAAAGCCATTTCTCCATGGAAGGCCGGCCCATCGTTCTGGAGACAACACTCGAAGATCTTCACAAAGGAGGCGCAGCGGACGCTGAAACTTCGGCCCTTCCCACGTTGTGGGCGGAGCGGCTGCACGGAGAGCACGCCTGGGGCATGGCCATTGACATGAACTCGTGCACGGGCTGCTCAGCATGTGTGGTTGCCTGCCAGGCAGAGAACAATGTTCCCGTAGTGGGAAAAGACCAGGTTGAACGAAACCGCATCATGCACTGGATCCGCATTGACCGCTATTACAATGGTCCCGAAGATAACCCGGTCAGCGTTCACCAGCCCATGATGTGCCAGCACTGCCAGAACGCTCCATGCGAGACGGTATGCCCGGTGCTGGCCACTACCACGAGTTCGGAAGGTTTGAACCAGCAGGTCTACAACCGCTGCATTGGCACGCGATATTGCGCTAACAATTGCCCCTACAAGGTGCGGCGCTTCAACTGGTACAACTACACCGAAAATCAGGATTTCGATTTCAACATGGCCAATCCCCTGGGCCGCATGGTGCTGAATCCCGATGTGGCGGTGCGTTCGCGCGGAGTGATGGAAAAGTGCAGCATGTGCGTGCAACGGATCCAGCTAGCCAAGAACGTTGCTCTGCAAGGCAAGCGCGAGCTGGTAGATGGAGACATCCAAACAGCGTGCCAGCAGGCATGTCCCACGCAAGCCATTGTCTTTGGCGACCTCAAAGATCCCAACAGCCGAGTTTCGCAACAGCAACGAAGCCAGCGGCACTACCAGGTGCTGGAAGACCTGGGTGTGCGGCCCAACGTCAGCTATCTGAAAAAAGTCCGTAATCCACTGGAGACGGCGTAA
- a CDS encoding cytochrome c3 family protein: protein MRLQLVLCGVVGLGLVSGLGAWQLSRVGIHQGYAPEQPIAFPHKVHAGDNKIPCLYCHYAARTSRHAGIPPASLCMNCHTMLEKQTVAIEKLKEAVQQQRPIVWVKVHNLPDFVYFNHSQHVLSGVACQRCHGPVESMDRVQQVAPLTMGWCLQCHREHANIPTVDLQRAALSLSHKQKPVAGLDCASCHY from the coding sequence ATGCGACTGCAGTTGGTTCTCTGTGGCGTTGTTGGCCTGGGTCTGGTGAGCGGACTTGGAGCGTGGCAACTCTCGCGGGTGGGAATCCATCAGGGTTACGCGCCGGAGCAGCCTATCGCCTTTCCCCATAAGGTGCACGCCGGAGACAACAAGATTCCGTGTTTGTATTGCCACTATGCCGCACGCACCAGCCGCCATGCAGGAATTCCGCCAGCCAGTCTCTGCATGAACTGCCATACCATGCTGGAGAAGCAAACAGTTGCCATTGAAAAGCTCAAAGAAGCCGTGCAACAGCAGCGCCCGATCGTGTGGGTGAAGGTGCACAACCTGCCCGATTTTGTTTATTTCAACCACAGCCAGCACGTTCTTTCGGGAGTCGCTTGTCAGCGCTGCCACGGGCCCGTGGAGAGCATGGACCGGGTGCAGCAAGTTGCTCCACTGACGATGGGCTGGTGCCTGCAATGTCATCGTGAGCACGCAAATATACCGACGGTAGATCTTCAGCGAGCGGCACTAAGCCTTTCCCATAAGCAGAAGCCGGTGGCGGGACTTGATTGCGCGAGTTGCCACTACTAA
- a CDS encoding respiratory nitrate reductase subunit gamma — translation MKPNFLFVAWPYVALALFCFGIAGRYLLSRKQMAAVEAELTDAWAVFGGSKLCRVSLLLLLLGHLAGLIFPHGILLWNGSTIRLYLLEGFAFTVGVVAFVSWAALMWRHLERSSDSAAAEFADTVFLALLFVGLLSGLLMAAFYRWGSSWGAMTLTPYAVSLLRANPTAGFVMQMPFLVRLHIFSWFAAVAVLPLTRLAAFIVLALHRCFGLMGRPVIAVGRAAEAWMQRHDPAARIWPEED, via the coding sequence ATGAAGCCCAACTTTTTGTTCGTGGCATGGCCTTATGTAGCACTCGCACTGTTTTGCTTCGGCATCGCAGGCCGCTACCTGCTATCGCGAAAACAAATGGCTGCGGTGGAGGCAGAGCTGACCGATGCCTGGGCGGTGTTCGGTGGCAGCAAACTGTGTCGCGTTAGCCTGCTGTTGCTGTTGCTGGGACACCTTGCGGGATTGATTTTCCCACACGGAATTCTTTTATGGAACGGCAGCACGATACGGCTCTACCTGTTGGAAGGTTTCGCTTTTACGGTTGGAGTCGTGGCGTTCGTGAGCTGGGCTGCGCTGATGTGGCGGCACCTGGAACGATCTAGCGACTCGGCCGCAGCCGAGTTCGCGGACACGGTTTTTCTCGCGCTCTTGTTTGTGGGACTTCTTTCCGGTTTGCTCATGGCGGCCTTTTATCGCTGGGGTTCATCGTGGGGCGCGATGACGTTGACGCCTTACGCGGTCTCGCTGCTCCGAGCGAATCCGACGGCTGGGTTCGTGATGCAGATGCCATTTCTGGTGCGCCTCCATATCTTCTCTTGGTTTGCGGCAGTTGCTGTACTTCCGCTTACGCGTCTGGCCGCGTTTATAGTGCTCGCGCTGCATCGCTGCTTTGGGCTGATGGGCAGACCAGTTATTGCTGTTGGCCGTGCCGCCGAAGCGTGGATGCAACGGCATGACCCGGCAGCACGAATTTGGCCGGAGGAGGACTGA
- a CDS encoding c-type cytochrome, giving the protein MARTSVYPERSPRRATLLLVLVMLASGIQRANAQDDDSNPGGAKFSPDAVATFNKRCSACHTYGKGIKVGPDLKGVTERRKREWLLRFIHGSSGVIKSGDPTATALFVQFKQQRMPDWTDLSEKQINDILDYLAGGGPDIKPLDERNANLSTRAEIETGRQLFYGQMHFKHDAQPCATCHSVQGSGLRGGSLGPNLSSVYFKYQDKALTSFLRHPCFQWDSDISATSYLTAKESFALKAFLRQVALQQPTNTAKAADRSEGSSNR; this is encoded by the coding sequence ATGGCAAGGACATCTGTCTACCCTGAGCGCTCACCCCGCCGCGCAACGCTCCTGCTTGTGCTGGTGATGCTTGCGAGTGGGATACAGAGAGCAAACGCTCAAGACGATGACAGCAATCCCGGCGGGGCCAAGTTTTCTCCTGATGCAGTGGCCACTTTCAATAAGCGCTGCAGTGCTTGCCATACCTACGGGAAGGGAATCAAGGTTGGGCCTGACCTGAAAGGCGTTACTGAGCGGCGTAAGCGGGAGTGGCTACTCCGGTTTATTCACGGATCCTCGGGCGTAATCAAGTCGGGAGACCCAACTGCCACAGCGTTGTTCGTACAGTTCAAACAGCAGCGCATGCCGGACTGGACGGACCTGTCAGAAAAACAGATCAACGACATCCTGGATTACCTGGCAGGCGGTGGCCCCGACATCAAACCACTCGACGAGCGCAACGCAAATCTCTCCACTCGTGCAGAGATCGAGACAGGACGACAGTTGTTTTACGGCCAAATGCACTTCAAGCACGATGCGCAGCCGTGCGCTACCTGTCATAGCGTTCAAGGTTCCGGGCTGCGTGGGGGCTCGCTTGGCCCAAACCTGAGCAGCGTTTATTTCAAGTATCAGGATAAGGCACTCACATCATTCTTGCGACATCCGTGCTTTCAGTGGGATTCAGACATTTCCGCGACGAGCTATCTGACAGCAAAAGAGTCATTTGCCCTGAAGGCTTTTCTGCGGCAGGTGGCCCTGCAACAGCCAACCAACACTGCAAAAGCCGCCGACCGCTCTGAAGGAAGCAGCAACCGATGA